A single region of the Paraburkholderia sprentiae WSM5005 genome encodes:
- a CDS encoding helix-turn-helix transcriptional regulator, with protein sequence MTAIPRFRDSARYWRTPLLPGADLLTAEYHDHEFAPHWHDAYTIPVIVAGAECYRYRGENHVAEAGSVPVINPGELHTGSKAVEAGWRYRVMYAPVEFLRALADEVAGKPQGLPWFAPGVIRDADLATRLARAHRLLEAGDDALAAEAAMLDALSTLLVRYAQTRPAYARVATDDTRVALMQERLSGDLVEPVTLAELARAAGLSPFHAARLFTRSTGLPPHAWRNQVRLQRALAPLRAGVPVTDVAAASGFTDQSHFTRHFRRTFGVPPGQWQGTRRGS encoded by the coding sequence ATGACCGCCATCCCTCGTTTCCGCGATTCCGCCCGGTACTGGCGCACGCCGCTTCTGCCCGGCGCGGATCTGCTCACCGCCGAATATCACGACCACGAGTTCGCGCCGCATTGGCACGACGCCTACACGATCCCCGTTATCGTCGCGGGCGCGGAGTGCTACCGCTATCGCGGCGAGAACCATGTCGCCGAAGCGGGCAGCGTGCCGGTCATCAATCCGGGGGAATTGCATACTGGGTCGAAGGCGGTCGAGGCCGGCTGGCGGTATCGCGTGATGTACGCGCCGGTCGAGTTTCTCCGCGCGCTTGCCGACGAAGTCGCCGGCAAGCCGCAAGGCTTGCCTTGGTTCGCGCCCGGCGTGATCCGCGATGCCGATCTCGCGACGCGTCTCGCGCGCGCCCACCGTCTGCTCGAGGCCGGCGACGACGCGCTCGCCGCCGAAGCCGCGATGCTCGACGCACTGTCCACGCTGCTGGTCCGCTACGCGCAGACGCGCCCCGCTTACGCGCGCGTCGCTACCGACGACACCCGCGTCGCACTGATGCAGGAGCGTCTGAGCGGCGATCTCGTCGAACCGGTGACGCTGGCTGAGCTCGCGAGGGCGGCGGGTCTGTCGCCGTTCCATGCGGCGCGGCTGTTCACGCGATCGACGGGCCTGCCGCCTCACGCGTGGCGCAATCAAGTGCGCCTGCAACGCGCGCTCGCACCGTTGCGCGCCGGCGTACCGGTAACCGACGTCGCCGCCGCGAGCGGCTTCACCGATCAGAGCCATTTCACGCGGCATTTCCGGCGCACGTTCGGCGTGCCGCCGGGCCAATGGCAGGGAACGCGGCGCGGCTCGTAA
- a CDS encoding DUF4088 family protein has protein sequence MGQITLKLKDETVASLRKDFEAFLRVSLKLDPQFATPSFEDFLRAKLLDNMVPLTEHAVQRMLQGGQYAWAKRTLDKEFPDVVSILMRQASEFGFGFAARSEWTPEELTKQCREWAAAIVKEAEGDATLVDPLASQIKSTVQDIQSLEEVMQTPAWRLVESLRQRVYEAKVACETSVGSTAREKLGELRGLLRLGISHGTFQKQEAQQIMEYLRLLKPEIFVEEPYDVFSRLAAWLRNFFVPPSPVAQQQQRQSR, from the coding sequence ATGGGTCAAATCACCCTGAAGCTCAAGGACGAGACCGTCGCGTCGCTGCGCAAGGACTTCGAGGCCTTTTTGCGGGTCTCGCTGAAGCTCGATCCGCAGTTCGCGACGCCGTCGTTCGAGGATTTCCTGCGCGCGAAGCTGCTCGACAATATGGTGCCGCTCACCGAGCACGCAGTGCAGCGGATGCTGCAGGGCGGTCAGTACGCATGGGCCAAACGCACGCTCGACAAGGAGTTTCCGGACGTCGTGTCGATCCTGATGCGGCAGGCGAGCGAGTTTGGCTTCGGTTTCGCGGCGCGCTCGGAATGGACGCCCGAGGAGCTCACCAAGCAATGCCGCGAGTGGGCGGCCGCGATCGTCAAGGAAGCCGAAGGCGACGCGACGCTGGTCGACCCGCTCGCCTCGCAGATCAAGAGCACGGTGCAGGACATCCAGTCGCTCGAGGAAGTGATGCAGACGCCGGCGTGGCGGCTCGTCGAATCGCTGCGCCAGCGCGTCTACGAGGCGAAGGTCGCGTGCGAGACGAGCGTGGGCAGCACCGCTCGCGAGAAGCTCGGCGAACTGCGCGGGCTGTTGCGGCTCGGCATTTCGCACGGCACGTTCCAGAAGCAGGAAGCGCAGCAGATCATGGAGTATCTGCGGCTCCTGAAGCCGGAGATTTTCGTCGAGGAGCCGTACGACGTGTTCTCGCGGCTCGCGGCATGGCTGCGCAATTTCTTCGTGCCGCCGTCTCCGGTCGCGCAGCAACAGCAGCGGCAGTCGCGCTGA
- a CDS encoding AzlC family ABC transporter permease translates to MTDSTQGPPARAGHLKEFAAGARDIVPMMVGAAPFGVIFGTLVTSGPLHLWHGQLMSLVVFAGSAQFIALGLIAGHASFAVIWATTFVVNLRHVLYSATLAPHVAHLPKRWRWALGALLTDEVFAVAWEHYRHREPGTVGPYYFFGAGVAMYLNWQLWTVAGLLFGAAFPGLQSLGLDFAMVATFIAIVVPQLVALRYLAAAVTAGTLAFFWQAWPYKLGLLGAVFAGVAVGVLLSMSRPNLRGARRTAGASR, encoded by the coding sequence TTGACCGATTCCACCCAAGGCCCGCCCGCCCGGGCCGGCCATCTCAAAGAATTTGCCGCCGGCGCGCGCGACATCGTTCCGATGATGGTCGGCGCCGCGCCGTTCGGCGTCATTTTCGGCACGCTCGTGACATCCGGCCCGCTGCATTTGTGGCACGGCCAGCTGATGTCGCTCGTCGTCTTCGCGGGCTCCGCGCAGTTCATCGCGCTCGGACTCATCGCCGGGCATGCGAGCTTCGCCGTGATCTGGGCGACCACGTTCGTCGTCAATCTGCGTCATGTGCTGTATAGCGCCACGCTCGCGCCGCACGTCGCGCATCTGCCGAAGCGCTGGCGTTGGGCGCTCGGCGCGCTGCTCACCGACGAAGTCTTCGCGGTCGCGTGGGAGCACTACCGGCATCGCGAGCCAGGCACGGTCGGCCCGTACTATTTCTTCGGCGCCGGTGTCGCGATGTACCTGAACTGGCAGCTGTGGACCGTCGCCGGCCTGCTATTCGGCGCGGCTTTCCCGGGCCTGCAATCGCTCGGTCTGGACTTCGCGATGGTTGCGACCTTCATCGCGATCGTCGTGCCGCAACTGGTCGCGCTGCGCTATCTCGCGGCAGCCGTCACCGCCGGCACGCTGGCGTTTTTCTGGCAGGCATGGCCGTACAAGCTCGGCCTGCTAGGCGCGGTGTTCGCGGGAGTCGCGGTCGGCGTGCTGCTGTCGATGTCGCGTCCGAACCTGCGCGGCGCGCGCCGCACCGCGGGGGCCTCGCGATGA
- a CDS encoding AzlD domain-containing protein, which produces MNYVVLIVGMAAITWLIRAAVFVLGDRLVFPPLLRTALSFVPVTVLTAIIVPMAVSPHGHNAELTWRNPQLVGALAAIIVSALTRRPLLTIAIGLVVFFVWQWAVLK; this is translated from the coding sequence ATGAACTACGTCGTTCTGATCGTCGGCATGGCCGCGATTACGTGGCTGATCCGCGCGGCGGTGTTCGTGCTCGGCGACCGGCTCGTGTTCCCACCGCTTCTGCGCACCGCGCTCAGCTTCGTGCCCGTCACCGTGCTGACCGCGATCATCGTCCCGATGGCCGTGTCGCCGCACGGCCACAACGCCGAGTTGACCTGGCGCAACCCGCAGCTGGTCGGCGCACTCGCCGCGATCATCGTCAGTGCGCTGACGCGCCGGCCGCTGCTGACGATCGCAATCGGTCTAGTCGTGTTCTTCGTCTGGCAGTGGGCGGTGCTGAAGTAA
- a CDS encoding CreA family protein, producing MKSTSLRIALATVGALLLASAHGEEIASVNTNFHVTGSDRVVVEAYDDPVVRGVTCYVSRARTGGVKGTLGIAEDPTEASIACRQVGELHFTGPVKPKDDVFSVSMSLIFKSLHVVRVADTKRNALVYLTYSDRVVSGSAKNSVSAVPMPAGTTIPVK from the coding sequence ATGAAATCCACCTCGCTACGCATCGCGCTCGCGACCGTCGGCGCACTGCTGCTCGCTTCGGCGCACGGCGAAGAAATCGCCAGCGTCAACACGAATTTTCACGTTACCGGCTCCGACCGCGTGGTCGTCGAAGCGTACGACGATCCCGTCGTACGTGGGGTCACCTGCTACGTGTCGCGCGCGCGGACCGGCGGCGTCAAAGGCACGCTCGGCATCGCCGAAGATCCGACCGAGGCGTCGATCGCATGTCGCCAGGTCGGGGAGCTGCATTTCACCGGCCCGGTCAAGCCGAAGGACGACGTGTTCTCGGTCAGCATGTCGCTGATCTTCAAGTCGCTGCATGTGGTGCGCGTGGCCGACACGAAGCGCAACGCCCTCGTCTACCTGACGTACAGCGACCGCGTGGTCAGCGGCAGCGCGAAAAACAGCGTCAGCGCCGTGCCGATGCCTGCCGGCACGACGATTCCGGTCAAGTAA
- the fdxA gene encoding ferredoxin FdxA, which translates to MTHVVTESCIKCRYTDCVDVCPVDCFREGPNFLAIDPDECIDCAVCVAECPVNAIYAEEDVPGDQQDFVALNADLAKGWPSITKTKAPLPEADEFKDVKEKLALLAR; encoded by the coding sequence ATGACCCACGTTGTGACCGAAAGCTGCATCAAGTGCCGCTATACCGACTGCGTCGATGTGTGCCCGGTGGACTGCTTTCGCGAAGGTCCCAACTTCCTCGCGATCGACCCCGATGAATGCATCGACTGCGCCGTGTGCGTGGCCGAGTGCCCGGTGAACGCCATCTATGCCGAAGAAGACGTGCCAGGCGACCAGCAGGACTTCGTCGCGCTGAACGCCGACCTGGCCAAAGGGTGGCCGAGCATCACGAAGACCAAGGCGCCGCTGCCGGAAGCCGACGAATTCAAGGATGTGAAGGAAAAGCTGGCGCTGCTCGCGCGCTGA